In Streptomyces seoulensis, the following are encoded in one genomic region:
- a CDS encoding LamG-like jellyroll fold domain-containing protein — MLTTETAAATGATLPALSMPELSFAGLAKWVHSSSLDTPDQQGGTARGKSHHASSAATSTNHTAGHEPGRGKGELGAYQRHVTQPEKTTTKALASGKSFNLRTSKRNAKKSTATSDYFVNADGSTTVRHYDVRANFKSADGTWKPIDTSLKKSDDGRFEQTANSVDVDFAPDAADDRLASLGLGNGRSVAYSLLGARETEASKDENGTLLYADALPGTDVQLAPIADGFKENLVLRSKDADNSWLFALDAKGLTPRIGKNGDVEFTGADGKVAATVPHAYMEDSRIDRRSGDGARSREVTYELTTVDGEPVLRMTADRAWLDDPERVYPVTVDPTTVVNASQATYVQNDYNSNRSAENQIKVGSYDAGTTKANSFLQFSSLGSTIAGRQVSAATLNVWALWSATCTPEAFSVYPVTQSWSPSTTTTYPGPAYGSALGSTTPAPGASCTNSTGSTGVGVKMPVSLSTSWFTQVAAGGVNYGLALAAPTGDGLHWKKFHSDDSATSGWRPSLDLTYGTNVEPQVNASYPPENFQANTLQPELLVYASDADKSPNAALSYSFEVYDADSGSTTPVVTSGALTKGSWKIPAGKLKWSKNYAWYAGVSDGLDETTYSSRFTTAVPQPPVTSGLAQNTDGHDFDPSDANFTTDDSDADVEVVGPSLEIDRSYNSIDPRVDGAFGAGWSTVADMKAAEVKNPSGAVTSVIITYPGGEQVAFGRNTDGSFQPPLGRYARLQPVTDGYSLTDKDFTEYAFTQTTAKAGTKAISSIKDYAGRTETFSYNASKQLTKITNDKSQRSLGLTWITPSGATTAHVASVATDAAVKDDSSTVQTWNYGYNGDQLTTVCPPATPTKCTTYGYATGNHYRTTVLDADPYAYWRLGEALGATVATDTVDNNQGRYNGLYHNVTLGGASVLAGSTQKTAGFNGTTSYVEMPSAPGATPSYMTVSLWFKTTTAGGVLFYYGDKPLSDSDPVANTKKNTPAVYVGTDGKLRGCLAMSPGCMSTITSGASVTDGQWHNAVLTGMATSQTLYLDGVSQGSLSGTINDWEQPYLSLGAGVNTDGWPSMNPNDKLGHYTGQMAEAAVYSEPLDPSVITAQYQAAKRSAGLLNKITTPGGKTQASVVYGTTDDLVKQTTDSEGGTWKLNPPVVTGSSQVYRSAVMGSVPAGYWRLSDTLGAQQAANEVHTGFGTYNTVTQGVAGPFGAGDVTAASFDGTSSYAEIPYAPWHRSGDRAVELWFKTSAPGVILSDQAQAPAGTPSGSWSPLLYVGTDGKLHGHWWSATGSGAFGSTAAVNDDTWHHAVLSASGTTQTMYLDGAKQADFTGAVGDQSNTRSFVGAGFAKSWEASPGDLSFFTGSIAEVATYGRPLTEDQVEQHWSAYKASSGVAPVRTVTLTDPTDKTLKYVYDAEMGNRLLAAIDTEGNRTTYGYDTGGFLHTVTDANGNRSTTGYDVRGNTVSQTSCQDTTADKCATEYYTYYPDATTAFPAMDPRNDLLLTERDGRSSGPTDNTYLTSYSYDTGGNLLSVTSPPVPGSPGGRTASTTYTTASTPAAEGGGALAPAGLTDTVTTPGGRTTKYTYFSTGDLASVTDANGAKLTYTYDRLGRQISRTETSDAQPSGLTTSQTYDKNDQVLTETGPAVTNRVTGAVHQAKTTTGFDDDGNVTSQTVADVRGGDASRSTSLTYDAYNRLASRTDPGGGTTSFEYDVYGNKVKETDPLGTVNTYTFDAEGRALTTSLLGYTGDPNNPSAPTTLVQESRAYDPAGRLASVTDAMGWVTAYTYTDDGLSASVTRKDPANGKQFVEEANTYDPAGNLIKQVTNDGRTTSTFAVDAADRVASSVLDPTGVNRSTKVSYDPDDNVVTETETDPATGDVDRTDTRYDALGNVTGYTEHDGTTAPVARWKLSEPSGLTAQDSSGGNNKVALGSSVTRSTEKGGSAVLNGTTTAYGQANGPAVNTSGDFTVSAWVKLGSTAANSTFLAQDGKLNSGFQLYYSTVYGWTFNRHSTDAAGAATVRTSSGTAAVKTGTWTHLTGVYDQASASLKLYVNGAQSGTTTSFTSPWEATGPLQIGRRLFNGTYAENAQGSIADAQVYGDALSASQVSALAGGTLPAAGSSVHTNTWKLDQRGLPLSSTDELGNTTDYAYDEAAQQTMVTEPVVNAEKDGGAPSALRPISMTGYNTFGEATETSDPLGNVTTTAYDAEGQETSTKLPDYTAPGASTPITATSWNEYNKLGQVTAEVDPLGNRTSYTYTQLGDVASVTEPGGGRSTMVYDANGDLLSSNSPGGARQESTWDYLGNELTSTDIVRQPTQRAYTAINEYNAPGGDLSRRVSPTGVSASYKYNALGETTEVTDGAGNVSKFTYTMDGDVLTATDPDNTSTKNTYDGFGQLTGTSELDAGGAVLRTSGSTYDRAGNPLSVTDYRGHTTTFTVDPTGLVTEAVEPVSATESITTSFGYDVAGNRTRFTDGRGNPFITTFNKWGLPESVIEPSTPDQPAAADRTYTTVYDAGGRVAEQRSPGGVTIANEYDTKSRLVKQTGSGAEAATADHTYAYDADDRVTAVAGAGEDDDHFTYDDRGALLTASGPSGSSSFAYNGDGAMTSRTDASGTSSYGYDTAGRLKTVDDAVTGSRATYTYNVDNAVTQIDYGTGKSKRAFSYDALQRITGDKLTSPSGKVLSSITYGWDDNDNITSKTTTGVAGASTNTFAYDWSDRLTSWNNGTTTEVYGYDASGNRTRVGGDTYTYDARNRLTSDGHSTYAYTKRGTLSSITDESGTRTDMKADAFNRVINEGDRTYTYDGLDRVLKARDVGGADVFSFQYSGDGNDVASDGSATYSRSADGSLLGIKSGTSSVLALTDIHDDLVAQYTDSGETLSGSASYTPFGKVSASAGMLGNLGYQSGWTDPETAQVNMAARWYSPQTGQFNSRDTVSNDPLPDSVNANAYAYANQNPMTGVDPTGHWFGFVKKAFHKVAKKVKSKAKSAWKKTKHAVKTVAKKVRKAAKHIKKAVKKVVHKVRRAARKVVHYVHDSVKKVKRYVKRTYKSVKRYAHKVVQHVKQRARQVAKAVKHVAAKAADLGKRAIKKVGRGVKAAAKATGNFVKQHAATIVSVAVGVAVFTGCTAATWGVGAVGCAALAGAAANGVGYMMSDGPKSVGGFLGSVAIGAATGALGGAAGGAASGAVGRLLAGAGGKVLNGAAMGAAGGAAEGAVGYGVSCASSEEGCSASGAAKASAVGAVTGGIFGAAASKFGRKGCTPHSFTGSTGVLMANAMVKPISQVKPGDYVLTAEPGKTKKEKHKVKSVIVTKTDRDYVDVAVATKSGVKTIHTTKHHQFYEVTRNRWTQAGELQAGYELQDGDGSHSKITRVASYTSQGVTYDLSIEGLHTYQVAAGEIQVLVHNDSAAACPTGGARFEVDSEGTVTDSQGPAMPTRKYNRKRDYGGAQTRGPAGRAARKAGAGTRCLDCGEVQVEGTSTQPVPEHDPPLGEHYYFHDGWKMTDAERREYAKAGINGTRCRACQSSQGGRLSGALTKLANAFGMRK; from the coding sequence ATGCTCACCACCGAGACAGCGGCGGCCACCGGCGCCACCCTGCCGGCGCTGAGCATGCCCGAACTGTCCTTCGCCGGCCTGGCGAAGTGGGTCCACAGTTCCTCCCTCGACACTCCTGACCAGCAGGGCGGCACCGCGCGGGGCAAGAGCCACCACGCCTCGTCGGCGGCCACCAGCACCAACCACACGGCCGGACACGAGCCCGGCCGGGGCAAGGGTGAACTCGGCGCGTACCAGCGCCATGTGACCCAGCCCGAGAAGACCACCACCAAGGCCCTGGCGTCGGGGAAGAGCTTCAACCTCCGCACCAGCAAGCGGAACGCCAAGAAGTCCACCGCGACCTCGGACTACTTCGTCAACGCCGACGGCTCCACCACCGTGCGCCACTACGACGTACGGGCCAACTTCAAGTCGGCGGACGGCACCTGGAAGCCGATCGACACCAGCCTGAAGAAGAGCGACGACGGCCGGTTCGAGCAGACCGCCAACTCCGTCGACGTCGACTTCGCCCCGGACGCGGCCGACGACCGGCTGGCCTCTCTCGGCCTCGGCAACGGCCGTTCGGTCGCGTACTCCCTCCTCGGCGCCCGTGAGACCGAGGCGTCGAAGGACGAGAACGGCACCCTCCTCTACGCCGACGCCCTGCCCGGCACCGATGTGCAGCTCGCGCCGATCGCGGACGGCTTCAAGGAGAACCTCGTCCTGCGTTCCAAGGACGCGGACAACTCCTGGCTGTTCGCGCTGGACGCGAAGGGGCTGACCCCGCGCATCGGCAAGAACGGCGACGTCGAGTTCACCGGCGCCGACGGCAAGGTCGCCGCGACCGTCCCCCATGCCTACATGGAGGACTCGCGCATCGACCGCCGCTCCGGTGACGGCGCCCGCTCCCGCGAGGTCACCTACGAGCTGACCACCGTGGACGGTGAACCGGTGCTGCGGATGACCGCCGACCGGGCCTGGCTGGACGACCCCGAGCGGGTCTACCCCGTCACCGTCGACCCGACGACGGTCGTGAACGCCAGCCAGGCGACGTACGTCCAGAACGACTACAACTCCAACCGCTCGGCGGAGAACCAGATCAAGGTCGGTTCCTACGACGCGGGCACCACCAAGGCGAACTCCTTCCTCCAGTTCTCGTCGCTGGGTTCGACGATCGCCGGACGGCAGGTCTCCGCCGCGACGCTGAACGTCTGGGCGCTGTGGTCCGCCACCTGCACCCCCGAGGCGTTCTCGGTCTACCCGGTGACCCAGTCGTGGTCCCCGTCGACGACCACCACCTACCCGGGTCCGGCGTACGGCTCCGCCCTCGGCTCCACCACGCCCGCCCCCGGCGCCTCCTGCACCAACAGCACCGGCAGCACCGGTGTCGGTGTGAAGATGCCGGTGTCGCTGTCGACGTCCTGGTTCACCCAGGTCGCCGCGGGCGGCGTCAACTACGGCCTGGCGCTTGCCGCGCCGACCGGTGACGGACTGCACTGGAAGAAGTTCCACTCCGACGACTCGGCCACCTCCGGCTGGCGTCCGTCTCTCGACCTGACCTACGGGACCAACGTCGAGCCGCAGGTCAACGCTTCGTACCCGCCTGAGAACTTCCAGGCCAACACCCTCCAGCCGGAGCTGCTCGTCTACGCGAGCGATGCCGACAAGTCGCCCAACGCGGCGCTGTCGTACTCCTTCGAGGTGTACGACGCGGACTCCGGCAGCACCACGCCCGTCGTCACCTCCGGCGCCCTGACCAAGGGGAGCTGGAAGATCCCGGCGGGCAAGCTGAAGTGGTCGAAGAACTACGCCTGGTACGCGGGGGTGAGCGACGGGCTCGACGAGACGACCTACTCCAGCCGGTTCACCACCGCCGTCCCGCAGCCCCCCGTCACCTCGGGCCTGGCCCAGAACACCGACGGCCACGACTTCGACCCGAGTGACGCCAACTTCACCACCGACGACTCCGACGCGGACGTCGAGGTGGTCGGCCCCTCGCTGGAGATCGACCGCTCGTACAACAGCATCGATCCGCGGGTCGACGGTGCCTTCGGCGCCGGCTGGTCGACGGTCGCCGACATGAAGGCCGCCGAGGTCAAGAACCCGTCCGGCGCCGTCACCAGCGTGATCATCACCTACCCCGGTGGTGAGCAGGTCGCCTTCGGCCGCAACACCGACGGCTCCTTCCAGCCTCCGCTGGGCCGGTACGCGCGGCTCCAGCCGGTCACCGACGGCTACTCGCTGACGGACAAGGACTTCACCGAGTACGCCTTCACGCAGACCACCGCCAAGGCGGGCACGAAGGCGATATCCAGCATCAAGGACTACGCGGGCCGCACGGAGACGTTCAGCTACAACGCCTCCAAGCAGCTCACGAAGATCACCAACGATAAGTCGCAGCGCTCGCTCGGCCTGACCTGGATCACGCCGTCCGGCGCCACCACGGCGCACGTCGCCTCGGTCGCGACCGACGCGGCGGTCAAGGACGACTCGTCCACGGTCCAGACCTGGAACTACGGCTACAACGGCGACCAGCTCACCACGGTCTGCCCGCCGGCCACCCCCACCAAGTGCACCACCTACGGCTACGCCACCGGCAACCACTACCGCACCACGGTGCTGGACGCCGACCCGTACGCCTACTGGCGGCTCGGTGAGGCGTTGGGCGCCACCGTCGCGACGGACACGGTCGACAACAACCAGGGCCGCTACAACGGCCTCTACCACAACGTGACGCTGGGCGGCGCGTCCGTCCTCGCCGGTTCCACCCAGAAGACGGCCGGCTTCAACGGCACCACCTCCTACGTGGAGATGCCGAGCGCGCCGGGAGCCACGCCGTCGTACATGACGGTCTCGCTGTGGTTCAAGACGACCACCGCGGGAGGTGTCCTCTTCTACTACGGCGACAAGCCGCTGAGCGACTCCGACCCGGTCGCCAACACCAAGAAGAACACGCCCGCCGTGTACGTCGGCACCGACGGCAAGCTGCGCGGCTGCCTGGCCATGTCGCCGGGATGCATGTCGACGATCACGTCGGGCGCCTCGGTCACCGACGGCCAGTGGCACAACGCCGTGCTCACCGGCATGGCCACCAGCCAGACCCTGTACCTGGACGGTGTCTCGCAGGGCTCGCTGAGCGGCACCATCAACGACTGGGAGCAGCCCTACCTCTCCCTCGGCGCCGGTGTGAACACCGACGGCTGGCCCTCGATGAACCCGAACGACAAGCTCGGGCACTACACGGGCCAGATGGCCGAGGCCGCCGTCTACTCCGAGCCGCTCGACCCCTCGGTGATCACCGCGCAGTACCAGGCCGCCAAGCGGTCCGCCGGTCTGCTGAACAAGATCACCACGCCCGGCGGGAAGACCCAGGCGTCGGTCGTCTACGGCACCACCGACGACCTGGTCAAGCAGACCACGGACTCCGAGGGCGGCACCTGGAAGCTCAACCCGCCTGTCGTCACCGGCTCCTCGCAGGTCTACCGCTCGGCGGTGATGGGCTCGGTCCCGGCCGGTTACTGGCGACTCTCCGACACCCTCGGCGCGCAGCAGGCGGCCAACGAGGTGCACACCGGGTTCGGCACGTACAACACCGTCACGCAGGGCGTGGCCGGTCCGTTCGGCGCCGGTGACGTGACCGCGGCGTCCTTCGACGGCACGTCGTCGTACGCCGAGATCCCGTACGCCCCCTGGCACCGCTCGGGCGACCGCGCCGTGGAGCTGTGGTTCAAGACCAGTGCTCCCGGTGTGATCCTCTCCGACCAGGCCCAGGCGCCCGCCGGCACCCCGTCCGGGTCCTGGAGCCCGCTGCTGTACGTGGGCACCGACGGCAAGCTGCACGGCCACTGGTGGAGCGCCACCGGCTCGGGCGCCTTCGGCTCCACGGCCGCCGTCAACGACGACACCTGGCACCACGCGGTGCTGTCGGCCTCCGGCACCACCCAGACGATGTACCTGGACGGAGCCAAGCAGGCCGACTTCACCGGCGCGGTGGGCGACCAGAGCAACACGCGGTCGTTCGTCGGCGCGGGCTTCGCCAAGTCCTGGGAAGCCTCTCCCGGCGACCTGAGCTTCTTCACCGGCTCCATCGCCGAGGTCGCCACCTACGGCCGCCCGCTGACGGAGGACCAGGTCGAGCAGCACTGGTCGGCGTACAAGGCGTCGTCCGGGGTCGCCCCGGTGCGCACGGTCACGCTGACCGACCCGACCGACAAGACACTGAAGTACGTCTACGACGCGGAGATGGGCAACCGTCTGCTGGCCGCGATCGACACCGAAGGCAACCGGACGACCTACGGCTACGACACGGGCGGCTTCCTGCACACCGTGACCGACGCCAACGGCAACCGGAGCACCACGGGCTACGACGTGCGCGGCAACACGGTCTCGCAGACCAGTTGCCAGGACACGACGGCGGACAAGTGCGCCACCGAGTACTACACGTACTACCCGGACGCCACGACCGCCTTCCCGGCGATGGACCCGCGCAACGACCTGCTGCTCACCGAGCGGGACGGCCGTTCCTCGGGCCCCACCGACAACACCTACCTCACCAGCTACTCCTACGACACCGGCGGCAACCTGCTGTCGGTCACCAGCCCCCCGGTCCCCGGTAGTCCGGGCGGCCGTACCGCCAGCACCACGTACACCACGGCGTCCACCCCGGCCGCCGAGGGCGGCGGCGCCCTGGCACCGGCCGGCCTGACGGACACCGTCACCACGCCGGGTGGCAGGACGACGAAGTACACCTACTTCTCCACCGGCGACCTGGCCTCGGTCACCGACGCCAACGGCGCGAAGCTCACGTACACCTACGACAGGCTGGGCCGGCAGATCTCCCGCACGGAGACCTCGGACGCCCAGCCCTCCGGCCTCACCACGTCCCAGACGTACGACAAGAACGACCAGGTCCTCACCGAGACCGGCCCCGCGGTCACCAACCGCGTCACGGGTGCGGTGCACCAGGCGAAGACGACCACGGGCTTCGACGACGACGGCAACGTCACCTCGCAGACCGTCGCCGACGTCCGGGGCGGTGACGCCTCGCGTTCGACGTCGCTGACGTACGACGCCTACAACCGTCTCGCCTCGCGAACGGACCCCGGCGGCGGCACCACCTCGTTCGAGTACGACGTCTACGGCAACAAGGTGAAGGAGACCGACCCGCTGGGGACGGTCAACACCTACACCTTCGACGCCGAGGGACGCGCCCTCACCACCAGCCTGCTCGGCTATACCGGCGACCCGAACAACCCGTCGGCGCCGACCACGCTGGTCCAGGAGTCCCGCGCGTACGACCCGGCGGGCAGGCTCGCGTCGGTCACCGACGCGATGGGCTGGGTGACGGCGTACACCTACACCGACGACGGCCTCTCCGCCTCGGTCACCCGCAAGGACCCGGCGAACGGCAAGCAGTTCGTCGAGGAGGCCAACACCTACGACCCGGCCGGAAACCTGATCAAGCAGGTGACCAACGACGGCCGGACCACGTCCACCTTCGCGGTGGACGCGGCCGACCGCGTCGCCTCGTCCGTGCTCGACCCGACGGGCGTCAACCGCAGCACCAAGGTCTCCTACGACCCGGACGACAACGTCGTGACGGAGACCGAGACCGACCCGGCCACCGGTGACGTCGACCGGACGGACACCCGCTACGACGCGCTGGGCAATGTCACCGGCTACACGGAGCACGACGGCACCACCGCTCCCGTGGCCCGCTGGAAGCTGTCGGAGCCCAGTGGCCTCACCGCCCAGGACTCCTCCGGCGGCAACAACAAGGTGGCACTGGGCAGTTCGGTCACCCGCTCCACCGAGAAGGGCGGTTCCGCCGTCCTCAACGGCACCACCACGGCCTACGGGCAGGCGAACGGTCCGGCGGTCAACACCAGCGGTGACTTCACCGTCTCCGCCTGGGTCAAGCTCGGCAGCACCGCCGCCAACAGCACCTTCCTCGCCCAGGACGGCAAGCTCAACAGCGGTTTCCAGCTCTACTACTCCACGGTCTACGGCTGGACCTTCAACCGCCACTCCACGGACGCCGCCGGCGCCGCGACCGTCCGGACCAGCTCCGGCACCGCCGCGGTCAAGACCGGCACCTGGACCCACCTCACCGGTGTGTACGACCAGGCGTCCGCCTCGCTGAAGCTGTACGTCAACGGCGCCCAGTCGGGCACCACGACGTCCTTCACCTCACCCTGGGAGGCCACCGGCCCGCTCCAGATCGGCCGCCGCCTGTTCAACGGCACCTACGCCGAGAACGCGCAGGGCTCCATCGCCGACGCACAGGTCTACGGCGACGCGCTGAGCGCGTCCCAGGTGTCCGCCCTGGCGGGCGGCACGCTTCCGGCGGCCGGAAGTTCGGTGCACACCAACACCTGGAAGCTGGACCAGCGGGGTCTGCCGCTGTCCTCGACCGACGAGCTCGGCAACACCACGGACTACGCCTACGACGAGGCCGCTCAGCAGACCATGGTCACCGAGCCGGTCGTCAACGCCGAGAAGGACGGGGGCGCACCCAGTGCCCTGCGGCCGATCTCGATGACGGGCTACAACACCTTCGGCGAGGCCACCGAGACGTCCGACCCGCTGGGCAACGTCACGACCACGGCCTACGACGCCGAGGGCCAGGAGACCTCGACCAAGCTGCCGGACTACACCGCGCCGGGCGCCTCCACGCCGATCACGGCCACGTCCTGGAACGAGTACAACAAGCTCGGCCAGGTCACGGCGGAGGTCGACCCGCTGGGCAACCGTACGTCCTACACGTACACCCAGCTCGGCGACGTGGCCTCGGTCACCGAGCCGGGCGGCGGCAGGTCGACGATGGTCTACGACGCCAACGGTGACCTGTTGTCGTCGAACAGCCCGGGCGGTGCGCGCCAGGAGTCCACGTGGGACTACCTCGGCAATGAGCTGACCAGCACGGACATCGTCCGCCAGCCCACGCAGCGGGCGTACACGGCGATCAACGAGTACAACGCGCCGGGCGGTGACCTCTCCCGCCGGGTGAGCCCGACCGGTGTCTCGGCGTCGTACAAGTACAACGCCCTCGGCGAGACCACCGAGGTGACCGACGGGGCGGGCAACGTCTCGAAGTTCACCTACACCATGGACGGTGACGTCCTCACCGCGACGGACCCGGACAACACCAGCACCAAGAACACCTACGACGGCTTCGGCCAACTGACCGGCACCAGCGAACTGGACGCGGGCGGCGCGGTGCTGCGCACCAGCGGCTCCACCTACGACCGCGCCGGAAACCCGTTGTCGGTGACCGACTACCGGGGCCACACCACCACCTTCACCGTCGACCCGACGGGTCTGGTGACCGAGGCGGTGGAGCCGGTCTCCGCGACCGAGTCCATCACCACGTCCTTCGGCTACGACGTCGCGGGCAACCGCACCCGCTTCACCGACGGCCGGGGCAACCCGTTCATCACCACCTTCAACAAGTGGGGGCTGCCCGAGTCCGTCATCGAGCCGTCCACCCCGGACCAGCCCGCCGCGGCCGACCGCACCTACACCACGGTGTACGACGCGGGTGGCCGGGTGGCCGAGCAGCGGTCACCGGGCGGCGTGACCATCGCCAACGAGTACGACACGAAGAGCCGGCTGGTGAAGCAGACCGGTTCGGGTGCGGAGGCCGCGACGGCCGACCACACCTACGCGTACGACGCCGACGACCGCGTCACGGCCGTCGCCGGCGCCGGAGAGGACGACGACCACTTCACCTACGACGACCGGGGAGCGCTGCTCACGGCCTCCGGCCCGTCGGGCAGCTCGTCGTTCGCCTACAACGGCGACGGCGCGATGACGTCCCGCACGGACGCCTCGGGCACATCGTCCTACGGGTACGACACGGCGGGCCGGCTGAAGACGGTCGACGACGCGGTCACCGGCTCCAGGGCGACCTACACCTACAACGTCGACAACGCCGTCACGCAGATCGACTACGGCACCGGCAAGTCCAAGCGCGCGTTCAGCTACGACGCGCTGCAGCGCATCACCGGTGACAAGCTGACCTCGCCCAGCGGCAAGGTCCTGTCCTCCATCACCTACGGGTGGGACGACAACGACAACATCACGTCGAAGACGACCACCGGTGTCGCGGGCGCGTCCACCAACACGTTCGCGTACGACTGGTCGGACCGGCTGACGTCCTGGAACAACGGCACCACCACGGAGGTCTACGGCTACGACGCCTCGGGCAACCGCACGAGGGTCGGCGGCGACACGTACACCTACGACGCCCGCAACCGGCTCACCTCGGACGGCCACAGCACCTACGCGTACACCAAGCGCGGCACGCTGAGCTCGATCACGGACGAGTCCGGGACCCGGACCGATATGAAGGCGGACGCCTTCAACCGCGTCATCAACGAGGGCGACCGCACGTACACGTACGACGGTCTGGACCGCGTCCTGAAGGCCAGGGACGTGGGCGGCGCGGACGTCTTCTCCTTCCAGTACAGCGGTGACGGCAACGACGTCGCCTCCGACGGCTCGGCGACGTACAGCCGCAGTGCCGACGGTTCGCTGCTGGGCATCAAGTCGGGCACGTCGTCGGTGCTGGCGCTGACCGACATCCACGACGACCTGGTCGCGCAGTACACCGACTCCGGTGAGACGCTGAGCGGTTCGGCCAGTTACACGCCGTTCGGCAAGGTCTCCGCCTCGGCGGGGATGCTGGGCAACCTCGGTTACCAGTCCGGCTGGACCGACCCCGAGACCGCCCAGGTCAACATGGCCGCGCGCTGGTACTCGCCGCAGACCGGCCAGTTCAACAGCCGGGACACCGTCAGCAACGATCCGCTGCCGGACTCGGTGAACGCCAACGCGTACGCGTACGCCAACCAGAACCCGATGACGGGCGTCGACCCGACCGGGCACTGGTTCGGCTTCGTGAAGAAGGCGTTCCACAAGGTCGCCAAGAAGGTCAAGAGCAAGGCCAAGTCGGCCTGGAAGAAGACCAAGCACGCGGTCAAGACCGTCGCCAAGAAGGTCCGCAAGGCGGCCAAGCACATCAAGAAGGCCGTCAAGAAGGTCGTCCACAAGGTCCGCCGGGCGGCGCGCAAGGTCGTGCACTACGTCCACGACAGCGTCAAAAAGGTCAAGAGATACGTCAAACGCACCTATAAGAGCGTCAAACGCTATGCCCACAAGGTCGTCCAACACGTCAAACAGCGGGCCCGGCAGGTAGCCAAGGCGGTCAAGCACGTAGCCGCCAAGGCTGCCGACCTGGGCAAGAGAGCCATCAAGAAGGTCGGCCGGGGCGTCAAGGCAGCCGCCAAGGCGACGGGCAACTTCGTCAAGCAGCACGCCGCGACGATCGTGTCGGTCGCGGTGGGCGTGGCGGTCTTCACCGGCTGCACCGCTGCGACCTGGGGCGTCGGCGCGGTCGGCTGCGCGGCCCTCGCGGGCGCGGCGGCCAACGGCGTCGGCTACATGATGAGCGACGGCCCCAAGTCCGTCGGCGGTTTCCTCGGGTCGGTGGCCATCGGCGCCGCGACCGGTGCCCTCGGTGGTGCGGCCGGTGGTGCCGCCTCCGGCGCGGTGGGCCGACTGCTCGCCGGCGCCGGCGGCAAGGTTCTCAACGGCGCGGCCATGGGCGCGGCGGGCGGAGCCGCGGAAGGCGCGGTCGGCTACGGCGTCTCCTGCGCGTCCAGCGAGGAGGGCTGCAGCGCGAGCGGCGCGGCCAAGGCGTCGGCGGTCGGCGCGGTGACGGGCGGCATCTTCGGCGCCGCGGCGAGCAAGTTCGGCCGCAAGGGCTGCACGCCGCACAGCTTCACCGGCAGCACGGGCGTCCTCATGGCGAACGCCATGGTGAAGCCCATCTCCCAGGTCAAGCCCGGCGACTACGTCCTGACGGCCGAGCCCGGCAAGACGAAGAAGGAGAAGCACAAGGTCAAGTCGGTGATCGTCACCAAGACCGACCGTGACTACGTCGACGTCGCCGTCGCCACGAAGTCCGGTGTGAAGACGATCCACACAACGAAGCACCATCAGTTCTACGAGGTGACTCGAAACAGGTGGACCCAGGCCGGCGAACTCCAGGCGGGCTACGAGCTTCAGGACGGCGACGGCAGCCACTCCAAGATCACCAGGGTGGCGTCGTACACGTCCCAGGGTGTCACCTACGATCTGAGCATCGAGGGCCTGCACACGTACCAGGTGGCGGCCGGTGAAATTCAGGTCCTCGTGCACAACGACAGTGCAGCGGCTTGTCCGACCGGAGGTGCACGATTCGAGGTTGACTCCGAAGGGACAGTGACCGACAGCCAAGGCCCTGCCATGCCGACGAGGAAGTACAACAGGAAGCGTGACTACGGCGGGGCTCAGACTCGCGGTCCCGCCGGGCGAGCCGCCAGGAAGGCCGGTGCAGGCACACGTTGCCTGGATTGCGGAGAGGTGCAGGTGGAGGGAACTTCGACCCAGCCCGTACCTGAGCACGACCCGCCACTCGGCGAACACTACTATTTCCATGACGGGTGGAAGATGACGGACGCTGAGCGGCGTGAATACGCGAAAGCGGGTATCAATGGCACGCGATGCCGGGCCTGCCAGAGCAGTCAAGGGGGCAGGCTGTCGGGTGCGCTGACGAAGCTTGCGAACGCGTTCGGAATGAGGAAATGA
- a CDS encoding suppressor of fused domain protein, whose protein sequence is MESLIGSRQGVLDRHLRRFWPGTQHVDGRWNAGPIDEVLPDFRVRCIEPTDPSEPWVYVSMGASIVGEGAHEFALLSPYAFQRHLETVTMVAHWQAVGRNADVGSVLALGWPWMEGSEADHLVVAPLHAYPSGYDSFLDGNQEVDILWLIPIYANEAAYVRRRGFEALEDRFERADVNLLDPRRGSVLGTAVVS, encoded by the coding sequence ATGGAGTCATTGATTGGCAGCCGTCAGGGTGTGCTCGACCGGCATCTGCGCAGATTCTGGCCAGGAACTCAGCATGTGGACGGCCGGTGGAATGCCGGTCCCATCGATGAGGTGCTGCCGGATTTTCGGGTACGGTGCATTGAGCCGACGGATCCGTCCGAGCCCTGGGTCTACGTATCGATGGGTGCGTCGATCGTCGGAGAAGGCGCCCACGAGTTCGCTCTGCTCTCTCCGTACGCGTTTCAGCGGCACCTGGAAACGGTGACCATGGTTGCGCACTGGCAGGCAGTCGGGCGGAATGCGGATGTGGGCTCCGTGCTCGCCCTCGGATGGCCCTGGATGGAGGGAAGCGAGGCGGACCACCTGGTTGTCGCTCCCCTCCACGCTTACCCGTCGGGATACGACAGTTTCCTCGATGGGAATCAGGAGGTGGACATCCTGTGGCTGATCCCGATCTACGCCAATGAGGCCGCTTACGTGCGTAGGCGAGGTTTCGAGGCTCTTGAAGATAGATTTGAGAGAGCCGACGTCAACCTGTTGGATCCGCGTCGTGGCTCGGTTCTGGGTACCGCAGTTGTTTCCTGA